In Plasmodium malariae genome assembly, contig: PmUG01_00_25, whole genome shotgun sequence, the following are encoded in one genomic region:
- the PmUG01_00048300 gene encoding fam-m protein, producing the protein MEHKIKLFLFIKIYAFIGLTWICDLSNNGKFNKYFFDNYNNDRKLGIRKYRLLAKYKLDKDSNISLLKGDSINNERCKKNYVSSSEKWANENNKKINRNLLNKAQYYTEVVDYDSGMFDGKHFHFEKKWIKKKDYENFVEKKRRIGDIALKKIKLRSYSFGVAQFFIFFLLGVGLSILPTFPFWSSMKNNIESIPLFGELYKYMEKLGKNEQFYIYLALFSVIIITLSVMLIIGLYKILRNNEKYNKIKLMTE; encoded by the exons ATGgaacataaaattaagttattcttatttattaaaatatatgctttCATAGGTTTAACTTGGATATGTGATCTTAGCAATAAc ggAAAGTTTAACAAATATTTCTTTGACAACTACAATAATGATAGAAAATTAGGTATAAGAAAATATCGATtattagcaaaatataaactaGATAAGGATTCAAATATTTCGCTTTTAAAAGGGGattcaataaataatgaaaggtgcaaaaaaaattatgtatctAGTAGTGAAAAATGGGCCAAcgaaaataacaaaaaaattaatagaaatttattaaataaggcGCAATATTATACAGAAGTTGTGGATTATGATAGTGGAATGTTCGATGGAaaacatttccattttgaaaaaaaatggatcaaaaaaaaagattatgaaaattttgttgaaaaaaaaaggagaattggtgatatagctttaaaaaaaataaaattgagaAGTTACAGTTTTGGAGTTgctcaattttttatttttttcttattaggTGTGGGATTATCAATATTACCAACATTCCCATTTTGGAGTAGTATGAAGAATAATATTGAAAGTATCCCATTATTTGGTgaattgtataaatatatggaaaagttggggaaaaatgaacaattttatatatatctagcATTATTTAgcgtaattattattacgtTATCAGTTATGCTTATTATTGGATTATACAAGAtcttaagaaataatgaaaaatataat
- the PmUG01_00048000 gene encoding Plasmodium exported protein, unknown function, with product MMEQKNKSFSIIKTSIFIVLSWICYFYSDLSSLSKFVGVYKLMRKLDLSSGRLLEECSQYKDLNAANLREMIHENNENEEKIITNYDKWDKRTNKKLSKSSLYKEEFNKQYIRQRILKYRGKYLTLFERKLFKHLDYIDFIKKKPSISNKSCIKILLKEYGLLFFLPAILLSWGSMIDIANYLKLSSELANEYEILFSVIISIFLTVFAVGVIYILVKIRKHRKIMKRKR from the exons ATgatggaacaaaaaaataagtcattctctattataaaaacttctatttttatcgttttatcttggatatgttatttttacaGTGATTTG agttCGTTAAGTAAGTTTGTAGGAGTGTACAAACTTATGAGAAAATTAGATTTAAGCAGTGGTAGATTGCTAGAAGAATGTAGTCAATATAAGGACTTAAATGCTGCAAACTTAAGAGAAATGATACATGAAAACAATGAGAacgaagaaaaaattataacaaacTATGATAAATGGGacaaaagaacaaataaaaaattaagtaaaagTTCGTTATATAAGGAGGAATTtaataaacaatatataagACAAAGAATATTGAAATATAGAGGAAAATACTTAACTCTATTTGAAAGAAAGTTATTCAAACATCTAGATTATAtagattttattaaaaaaaaaccgTCAATTAGTAATAAGTCTTGTATAAAGATATTACTTAAAGAGTACggattactattttttttacctgcTATATTGCTCTCCTGGGGTTCAATGATAGATATAGCGAATTATCTAAAATTGAGTTCAGAATTAGCTAAtgaatatgaaatattattttctgttATAATCTCTATATTTCTTACCGTATTCGCGGTAGGAGTTATTTATATCCTTGtaaaaattagaaaacacagaaaaattatgaagagGAAACGATAA
- the PmUG01_00048200 gene encoding fam-l protein: MMILLHIKIYAFILLSWTYHSENDISIFKMSEFDNYQIEKKIDTSTYRILAKYKQDKDSCDVYLQEYIPKYESNKKRYISNNEEKTPETKKQSNGSASVNEGGHKQHVKNKSFMFETEAYSRIERKIFKELDYLDFLQNNRTITNKFFRKIIFKKYKLRICLPLFLFFFLSFSIILDFSCGYGIIRGLLEILNTTLEIGWSKPLRAFLRNLNLDFLWYNDTVNVMKSGN, from the exons atgatgatacttttacatattaaaatttatgcgTTTATACTTTTATCCTGGACATACCATTCTGAAAATGACATa agTATATTTAAGATGTCAGAGTTTGATAACTACCagattgaaaaaaaaatagatacaAGCACATATAGGAtactagcaaaatataaacaagaTAAGGATTCATGTGATGTATATTTACAAGAATATATACCAAAATATGaatcaaacaaaaaaaggtaCATATCTAACAATGAAGAAAAAACCCCAGAAACAAAAAAGCAGTCCAATGGAAGCGCATCAGTGAATGAAGGAGGTCATAAGCAACatgtgaaaaataaatcatttatGTTTGAAACAGAAGCATATTCTCGtatagaaagaaaaatattcaaagaattAGATTACTTAGATTTTCTTCAAAACAACAGAACTATTACTAATAAGTTTttcagaaaaataatatttaaaaaatacaaactaCGAATTTGTTTACctttattcttattcttttttttatcattctcAATAATATTAGATTTTTCTTGTGGTTATGGAATTATTCGGGGGTTgttagaaatattaaatacaaCACTAGAAATAGGATGGTCAAAACCCTTACGTGCTTTCTTGCGGAACCTAAATTTAGACTTTTTGTGGTATAATGATACGGTTAATGTTATGAAAAGTGGAAATTGA